Proteins from a single region of Pseudomonas quebecensis:
- a CDS encoding DUF1176 domain-containing protein translates to MLRPLLLALLAGSSAQAFAQPAAESVPLLRDIKEWVVGCDNLRDCHALSAPSGANEEDYSSLTLHIWHKAGPQGYLRLRFDHRGEAVDLSTLQLDGQPLGDALTQDLQAQRDDQGGDPDVQSYGVLDDDAARRWLQRLRNGQRLQVPADTDAHVSLSGLSASLLLMDAVQGRVDNVTALARPGKGAASSVPAHMPVPLLRAFPGAPALTAQEQKNLVAEALKGETAQEDSPPPEASAGALTASHAITVLRYDCAAYNCEYEVVQRARQAPYAQAALQLEPLPLDGAALQGSVGYDPATGTLSYFYKQRGLGDCGAGAAWVFDGKAFQLSEFHIMSRCTGVAYGDWPSLWTTAPAP, encoded by the coding sequence ATGTTGCGCCCCTTACTCCTGGCCCTGCTGGCCGGTTCCTCTGCCCAAGCCTTTGCACAACCCGCTGCCGAGAGTGTGCCGCTGCTGCGTGACATCAAGGAATGGGTGGTCGGTTGCGACAACCTGCGCGATTGTCACGCCCTCAGCGCACCGAGTGGCGCCAATGAAGAAGACTACAGCTCGCTGACCCTGCATATCTGGCACAAGGCCGGGCCGCAGGGTTACTTGCGCTTGCGCTTCGACCATCGGGGCGAGGCCGTGGACTTGTCGACCCTGCAACTGGACGGCCAGCCCCTGGGCGATGCCTTGACCCAGGATTTGCAGGCGCAGCGGGATGACCAGGGTGGCGATCCGGATGTCCAGTCCTACGGCGTCCTGGACGACGACGCGGCACGTCGGTGGTTGCAACGCTTGCGCAATGGTCAGCGCCTGCAAGTGCCCGCCGATACCGACGCGCATGTGTCGCTGAGTGGGCTGAGCGCTTCGCTGCTGTTGATGGATGCGGTGCAGGGCCGGGTGGATAACGTCACGGCTCTGGCGCGGCCGGGCAAGGGCGCGGCGAGTAGCGTACCGGCGCACATGCCGGTGCCCTTGCTGCGTGCATTCCCCGGCGCACCGGCATTGACCGCCCAGGAGCAGAAAAACCTGGTGGCCGAGGCGCTCAAAGGCGAAACGGCGCAAGAGGATTCGCCGCCACCCGAAGCCAGCGCCGGTGCGTTGACGGCGTCGCACGCCATCACCGTGTTGCGTTACGACTGCGCGGCCTATAACTGTGAATACGAGGTGGTGCAACGCGCGCGCCAGGCGCCTTATGCCCAGGCCGCCTTGCAGCTGGAGCCGTTGCCGTTGGACGGGGCCGCGCTGCAGGGTTCGGTGGGCTACGATCCGGCCACCGGCACCTTGAGTTATTTCTACAAGCAACGCGGGCTCGGCGATTGCGGGGCCGGGGCGGCCTGGGTGTTTGATGGCAAGGCATTCCAGCTCAGCGAGTTCCACATAATGTCGCGCTGCACCGGCGTGGCCTACGGCGATTGGCCGTCGTTGTGGACGACCGCCCCGGCGCCCTAG